TGTCCAGCTTTTCTACATCTATTACGCCCTGGGCCAGTTCGTGAAAATCCCGCCGCTCCCCTCCGCCATCATCGCCATGAGCATCTGCTACGGCGCGTACATGGGCGAAATCTTCAGGGCCGGAATCGAATCCATAGACAAGGGCCAGACCGAGGCGAGCCTGTCGCTCGGCATGAACCGCTCGGAAACCATGATCTACGTGGTCCTGCCCCAGGCGCTCCGCACCATTCTGCCGCCCGTGGGCAACGAGTTCATAGCGCTTCTCAAGGACTCGTCACTTGTCTCGATAATCGCGGTCGCCGACATTCTGCGCCGGGCCAGGGAATTTTCATCCACCAGCTTTTACGTTTTCGAGACCTACACCCTGGTGGCGGTGGTTTATCTTCTGATTACGCTCATTCTTTCCAAAATCGTGGGCGTCATGGAGG
The Deltaproteobacteria bacterium genome window above contains:
- a CDS encoding amino acid ABC transporter permease translates to MKENQKTVIDVGDGAAIPTRKDRDLFTAWRIAFVGALFALVGLVSFNPEVYWEGLKYLSDGVLITFQVTLASILCALIIGLFVGLGRVSRIRVIALAASTYVEVIRGIPLLVQLFYIYYALGQFVKIPPLPSAIIAMSICYGAYMGEIFRAGIESIDKGQTEASLSLGMNRSETMIYVVLPQALRTILPPVGNEFIALLKDSSLVSIIAVADILRRAREFSSTSFYVFETYTLVAVVYLLITLILSKIVGVMEERLGQHERR